In Melanotaenia boesemani isolate fMelBoe1 chromosome 18, fMelBoe1.pri, whole genome shotgun sequence, the sequence ACGCCCAATAATCCAGGCATACTGGGAGTGGGAATTATGGTGGTTCTCACAGGTGTACACAACAGCGTATGTCTCATAGTCAGTATATAGAACCCAGTATGGGAGGAAGGGCCGATCTGGGTacaaagataaagaaagaaaaaacaaatggagACTCATGACTCAAATCAGCAGTTAGAAAAAAACCCCCTAATTTTTacaaacataataaattaaCTGAGTCAGTATTAGCTGCTACTGTCGTAAAAAAAACTCCTAAGACTAACCAAGACTAGTAAAAGGCCCAACTTTAGCCATACAAAATTGTGCTTTTCTGGTGTCTTTGGCTCTCATGTGATTCAGTATCATAATAACAAGGGCCATTATCCTACATTATTTATGACAATAACAGACAAAAGATGACAAAGCAATGGAAGAcaatagcaaaataaaaaaaaaatacttacgTTCTAAGAACTTTATTTCGAGTTTGGCTGGTTCTCTTCTTTCCCTAACCCTCATTAATGCCGTCTTAGATGAAAATTTGCCATTActgtaatattaaaaacaaacaaacaaaagcactattagtattttatttatttattttattattattttatgtggtCACTCTCAGACAATAAGAGCAGGTTACAATAAAGAGTAGAAACAGGAGAAAACACCTCTGTGCAGCTTCAGTATTAACACAATATAACAGCGCTCCATATCAGAAGCTAGCAACATGCAGGAGAAGTTAGCTGGACCGAAACCTGGTTGCTAGCACCACCTACTCAGTAGCTCTATCTAAAACTTTGCCTGCTGCTAGCATCAGGACATAGCTTAGGCTAAGCAGGTGGCTGCTAGCTGCCAAAAGCATTTATTTGggaagtgaaggcaacagtggatATTATTAGCTGTTTccatttatgtactttttaaatgtatttctgtgCTAAACCAGAATAATTGAATATATAGGTATAGAACTGCAAGTTCCAGCTTTATATCATTAAAAGATGATCAAGagcttttattttctcatccATTGACTGACAGAATGTGGACAGAGAGATGAGACTAACTTGATGAAAGAAACTGGTCTGTTTCCTTTACTAAAGCAGATTATCTGGTAGAAAGCATCAGATTAAACATGAAGACAGTTGTAGAAACAAAAAGCATACCTCAATACTCACATGAACTGAGTGTGCCGTGCAAACAAGTAAGAATtccctttttccattttatattCTGCAGTAACACACTTTCCTTCACTGAGGGGACTAGGGATCCTCGCGAGCTCGTACCACATTCCCAAGTACTGTTAAAAGAGACCAGCTGTTACTTTGCTAGCTCACAGTATAATCTGTGTACATGTATGTTTATCTATATGTTACCGCATGGATGTTGAAGTCTTGCTGCACATGTGGAATAGGGCAGCTGCCTTTTCCGATGACCTGAGCTGAGATCAGAGGGAGCACCAGGAGGACGAAGTAGACAGCAAACATTGTTGCTTCAGGAGACATGGGAAAGTTACATGTTAGAGGAGAAATCTACCTGTTTACAGGCTTCCTGAGTCTGTAAACAGGTAGagagaataaagaaaagaataaaatataaagaaagaaTCAAACATTAGAACCAAACTATAACCTTCTGCAGAAATTAGTCAGTGCTGTCACTTTCTTACCTGAGTGGACTGAAGATTTCAGGTGAAACTCAGAGGTTGGGTCAAACAGTCTGACTGTGTCTCTTATGCTTATGATGGCAGGAGGTAGGAGGTAGATTTTATATCTTATCATGTGGACATTCCCACATTTTCAGGCTGCTGACCTCGTCATCAGCGATATCTTGTCTTATTAGCGTCCCACAGTCTCGACATCATCCTCATTTCACAGAAAACTTCTCTATCTTTCTAGAagtttatcttatttatttcactGCATTTACAAGGTCTGCATGTCAGACATGGTGGATACACTGAGTTGTTTTTTAAGCTTCAACCTGAGCTCCatgtttaatagttttattttacattttaaaaaatataaatatttttgccATGTACCACTAGCTGCAGAAAACTGTTATTGAATGAAATTGACACTGAGTTCCCAGCAGAtgctgaaatattttcttttctgctccACATTATGCACTCCATGCACTTCTATTGTACATTATGTTGCAATTAAAAgataagatttttaaaatgttctctgcCAAAGGCTTCTTCAAAGGTTCATATGACGATttacaatattaaaatatttttctttttactttaagtgccgatttaaaaaacatctaccTTTCATAGTCCCTATAATTTATCCCCACCACTTCTCTTGTGCTGTGCAATCATTCTGTAGTGTGCATTAAGTCAATAAATGTCCTAGAAGGACAAATACAGACCTGCCATTCTCTGCCTCTGACTGGCTAGTACTGTTTACCTTCACTGCCATTATTTATAACAAAGGATGTTAACTGGTAAGCAAAGGACTGGCTGCTGTAACAGAACTTGTACAGAAACTAAAATCTTATCAGAACACATTCTTCTGTCTAGAAACAGGATAATATAAAACAATGTAGGGCGGTGCAGGATGCAAGACAAAAACTGGGTAAGTAATCACCATATCAGGGGATGAGATTGATGATTAGCACACATTTCATCGTGTTCGGTCAATGTGACCTCAGTGTCAGCTTATATCTAAGTATGTGCTTGTTTTTCTGCGTCTTTGATCCACATTAATATTCAAGTTTTGTAGGTTTTGTTTCTACTGTAGTGCAATTACCAAATAATACCATTATTTTATGGTAATTTTTCATCGATACCGATGCCAATACTTTGTGGCCCTAAAGGAAAATCACAATTGTACAAtgtgcattaatatctttattgcaaggacagtataaaatataaataaaactcaacaATATAAATGCttgaaagaaatgcttttaaaacaaaattaaattacactgatgaataaaataaacaaaatatagaattaatctttttaaaatgataaaatgtttaaaatactgattaatataagattattcacatttattaaatgggaaatagaaatatatattaTGTAAAGGTATGATGGTGAATATAATCAAATATAATGCATAATTTAATCTGCATTAAACtagtaaaatatcaaataaaacctCATAGTCACCAACAGTAGCAGCTTCATCATGACATCTGATTGGCTACCATAATCATTTGACACAGAAGAAATACACTGTAGCTGGTCTTCACATGCCATTTTATTGTCGgaagtgaaaacaaatccaTTCTTTTGTATCAGCATAACGGTATCTCGATACTCAAAAAAGTATCGAAGCCGATATTTTGACTGACTGATATCGAAGTATCGACTCCACTGTATCGATACGCCCACCCCTACTTTCAGATCCCCCTTAAACTCAGCGCTTCACatctgagttgtttttttttttttttttatcacagcgATACAAAACATGAACCTCAGGAAAGGATCTGGTTTGAAGTATTCAGTCCAttgtcatgatcatgggctgtgtgtgtgtggatcatgTGTGTCGTTTTTTGGTTGTAGTTCtggtttttatcatgtttagtttctgcttTAAGATCATGGCTTTTCATTAgatcacctggtctaattactcatccacttcacctgttccccattactccctccgtgtatatatgctcttggttttcagttactccttgtcagatccttatatGTAGTATGGTTTATCCCTgtcttgtgtggttccctgtcttgagttttgggaaaataaaccttgtcacctgcaccgattctgcctcctgccttgactgcctgcaattgggccCTCACCTCCGCTGCCAATTCCTGACATCCATGCCACTAAGGGATGGAGCTTGGGAAAACTAAGTAGGTTCATGCAAAgttgaaagaaatgaaagaagtcCATAGGACCCAGTCCAAACCTTGATTGGCTGAAACTGGCTaaactttttcttcttaacATAAAACTTCCTTCATACATTGCTTTGTgttaagaagaaaaagtttCATAGGAAGCTTGTAAAATCACTTTCAGGAAGACTAGACTCTGACAAAGGTGCTCTAAACAAGTCATAAAGGGTCTGACAGCTAAGACCAGAGCTCCTCAGAGGCTCATGAGACACTCACAAGCAGAGTGAGAAGTAATCTGAGTACATTCTTCTGGGTGGATTTTTAATATGATACAACCTGGGCAAGGCTTGGTTggatggtttgtgtgtgtgtgtctgtatgtgtgctgCAGGTCAGCTTCCTCTCGGTCCACCGAGCCTCATGAACCACAGACCACAGGGACCCAGCGGATGAACTGCAGCATAGCTGTGCACGGAGTCACAAACCATTAACAGGTAAACATCTGCTCgactttttttcctcataattATGAAGAATATGACGATAAAGGCTAAGTATATGTACTAATTGTGTGTgacactttgttttgttgctaAAGACCAGCATTTGAAATGAAAtgggcttgttttgtttgtacagGAGGACAAGATGAAGCTGCTGGTGTGGTTGAGCTTTCTCTGCCTCTTTGCCTGTCGTCCCAGTGGTGAGCTTTTTCATCCCTGATTATTAAAACCTCTGTATAGGGTCTATCTTGTGGTGAGgagttactttatttttatagtgacGTGTTGGGATTATGTGTTTGACCAAGTTTGATAAATGTGCTTGTAGAAATGCTCATCAGAATAGCTGTGAATCATGTGCTGCACCTACTGGAGAGGATTTGTTTTGTGGACAAAGAGAACTCTGTCTGAGCTTCCATGATGAATTCCTTCAGGCTAAGACCAGTCGTGTGTGCACATGGTCAGCAATAATATTTGGGGAGGGAGCAGGTATCCTTGCAGCTCTCTCACAGAAAGCtcagtttttagttttacagATATGAATCCCGTCTTTGTTCATGGAAAACCATGGAATGTTTGggaatgttaatttttttctcctctttccttttcctcttccttacagaggccagagtcatcCCAGAAGGAGGTACTGTATACTTTAAATCACACTTCATCTTCTTTTTAGACACTTTTATTAAGCCTGTTCTCATTCCCTTTTACAGATTGCATCATAATttgtatttacaaaacaaactaatcaGCTTCTATGCAAACTCATACGCTTGCAGTCAAAGTTAAAACTGTTctttaatgatttatgtaacaATATACATTAGGAAtataaaatgttcaaaaactTATTGTAGTTTTGTGGAAAAGGCCTTAACTTCTCCTTATTGATTTGTGTCAGACTTTCTTGTAAACTTTCAAAGTGGTCTTGAGCAATAGTTCTCCTGGTTTGATTCAGAATTGGTTTCTGTCAGAATGGTGGCTGCCAAGAAATCCCTCTTAAGAAGAGGAAACATGGGGAAAGGCTGGGATATACCCTGCCTCCATTCTTCTGCTCAGAAATTAGACCTTAATGAAATGAGTgcatctctgcaaccacaaagtCTATTTGGATACTTTTGAGTCAcagtaaagggaacacttgtACGTTTTAAGATGTATAAATATTAGTATGTGTTACTAGTGAAGAATAAATATGGCACATGACACGTATTGAACTTCTACCATTTCACAGTAATATGTGACCAtcatctctgcaaaggccaactctgataaagcgaagcagaacaaaattagatttttaGGTTTTAGTGCAGACGGTTCAGGCAGAGATCCAAAATGGCTATTTTAGCTCAGTTTGGCCATCTGTTCCTCAggatttaaaaggttaaataataCATTTGATCAATTTGCTGTTCCTATTTCCCATTTATTTCCCAGTGAAAATATTAAGAAATGAGGGGTTGCTCAAcacatttctttccatttcttgCAACCAAATTTATTCTGTGTTAATAATTTAACATATTTGGATATttgaacttaaaaataaaacaaatacaaagaatTTGACTGCCATAGATTTGTATAATTTAGCATCAGATTTTGATATTTTGATATATTTTGACTGTTATTACTGTGGTTTGCTTCCTTTATATTTagctatttgtttattttatttatacaaacaCTCACTGGGTCCAACAGTCTGTTTCAATCAGATTCAAGGTATCTACTATAAATTTTACTTTCATTCAACCTGCAGATTTTCAGCTTTAACTAACATGCACCCAGTTTATTcaagtttcaagttgtttattcCTCACATGACATGCAAGATTGCATCAGAAACCCAAATCAGTAAATCTGACAGTTTTATTCAACCTACAACATATTGAGATCTACAGCTACAAACTTTCCTTTATTGCTTTAGATGATAAAACCTTGTCTAGATTTTTTGAGGGgtgctgctgcagtgttttacTGGTGATACAAAGGAAGGTTTGTAATGCAGTTGCTGTGTGTGAGTTAGTAAGAAACTCATaaagtctgagacaaacaaaagcagcttcTACACACGAGGAGTGGCTCCATTCACTTGTGTGGAAAAACTTGGTTTTCATAATCTACTAGTTAATGCCTGATTATGTAACAACACTCTGGGACATTGTGTCTCTCATTTATCAATTTgacctgatgcaacacacagaCTTGTACCTATGTTCAAATTATAATctataaaaaaagttaaataaaaaaacatgcttgaAGTACAagttaaaatacagtaaatagaCGTCTTAAactcattttgttattttcaaaCAAATTTTTATCAGAAAGTGAATTTAACCTTCAAATCATGTCTCATTTTTTGACGTGCTTTGTGTATCTTAGTGCCATATGATGAACCACCAGCTGTTCCCTACTGGCCCTACTCCACCTCTGACTTTTGGAACTACATTGAATACTTCAGGTCCATCGGCGCCTACAACCACATCAACGAGATGGCTCGGGCCTTCTTTGCTCATCAGCCCCTTGGAGACACCCTGGGATATGAGACCAATGCAGGGCATGAGCATTGAGATAAGCAGATGTTGTTAGTAAAGCAAAGAAGGATAGCAAATAGGATGAAGGACATCCTAAAAAgattaaggaaagaaaaagagagcacATCCCATTCTGCAACTCCTTCCTTGGCAAATCATTGCTTGAAGCATGGCCAGTCGTATAGATTACAGTTAGAGTAAATAGCTGTTGTAGGACTTtagaatgcttttttttatggtgtaacagaacattttacattaaagaaaTATCAAGAAACCACAAAGCTTTCTCCTTTTTGATTCAttgattaattcattcattcatttattctgcCAATACACAAGCTGAAATAATGacacattacagtttttctcagttgCTTTGGTGCATTTCTTACATCAGAATTAACATTCTCATGATTATTAATTCAAACTCCATAACATTTAATCATTGGTAGCATTTCTTATTGCACTGATCAAACTGCAAAGACATTTGCTTTGATCAATTTTATGATCAAATTGATTTTAACAGTCTAAATTAATTATACTTACAACTGCAGAATAGTCAATACCCATAAAACTAATAGTATGTAAGGACTCATTGCTCAagtaattaaatacaaaagagTCAAACTAGATATCAAAACCTATCAAGCAGCTTTTGAACATtcctttaaaatatttcctGTTATGTCTCTTAAATTGAAAAACTGATCCTCAGCTTTCACTAAATCCAACAGAGGAGTTTTCCTCTGCCTGGAGGTGGAAGGCTACGACCAGTGTCCACATACACAAATGGTTCTGCTAGCAGCCATGGATGCAGGATGCAGTGAGATCACAGCAGAGCCCTGCAGAGGGTGGATGaaattaattttgttgtttttaagtgacttaagtgtattttgtttttttgcataatTCTGTGAACAAATTACTGTAAGATAGCAACGAGTGTATGAAGTGACAATGTGAAATAAATGTattctgtttcatgtttttagttaTCCTGCAAACAACAGTAACTTTACTCTAGTTTTCAACTGGCTGTACATCTAGTGTTTACATACTGGGCATTTTCAGGTAGTGTTGCCAAGGTCTGATTTTTTGTTCTCAAAAACACTTCCAGA encodes:
- the otos gene encoding otospiralin, which gives rise to MKLLVWLSFLCLFACRPSEARVIPEGVPYDEPPAVPYWPYSTSDFWNYIEYFRSIGAYNHINEMARAFFAHQPLGDTLGYETNAGHEH